A genomic region of Saccopteryx bilineata isolate mSacBil1 chromosome 1, mSacBil1_pri_phased_curated, whole genome shotgun sequence contains the following coding sequences:
- the PCNX3 gene encoding pecanex-like protein 3 isoform X2 — protein MGSQVLQILRQGVWASLTGGWFFDPHQSTFSNCFHLYVWIFLLTFPFLLYMVLPPSLMVAGVYCLVVAVIFTTIKTVNYRLHAMFDQGEIVEKRNSTMGEQEEEPAQGDSNLLRDPGVEMTVFRKVSSTPPVRCSSQHSLFGFNQVSELLPRMEDSGPFRDIKELVREQGSNNVIVTSADREMLRLSSQEKLIGDLPQTPPGAAPDPSLPSTDSSERSPPAGDGAPWSGSSVADTPMSPLLKGSLSQELSKSFLTLTRPDRALVRTSSRREQCRVGGYQPLDRRGSGEPMPQKAGSSDSCFSGTDRETLSSFKSEKTNSTHLDSPPGGQAAEGSDTDPPSEAELPASPDAGVPSDDTLRSFDTVIGAGTPPGPAEPLLVVRPKDLALLQPSKRRPPMRRHSPPGRAPRRPLLEGGGFFEDEDTSEGSELSPASSLRSQRRYSTDSSSSSCYSPESSQGAAGGPRKRRAPHGAEEGTAVPPKRPYGTQRTPSTASAKTHARVLSMDGAGGDVLRAPLAGSKAELEAQAGVELDAGEPTVLSAEARRGLAANQPGWRGELQEEGAVGGAAEETGKRDHSSNVRRTQAIRRRHNAGSNPTPPASVMGSPPSSLHESQRGRAASHSRALTLPSALHFASSLLLTRAGANVHEACTFDDTSEGAVHYFYDESGVRRSYTFGLAGGGYENPVGQQGEQAANGAWDRHSHSSSFHSADVPEVAGGLNLLQPRPVVLQGMQVRRVPLEIPEFDLLDQDSLHESQEQTLMEEAPPRAQHSYKYWLFPGRWTSVRYERLALLALLDRTRGLLENVLGVGLSSLVAFLGYLLLLKGFFTDIWVFQFCLVIASCQYSLLKSVQPDAASPMHGHNWVIAYSRPVYFCICCLLIWLLDALGSAQPFPPVSLYGLTLFSASFFFCARDVATVFTLCFPFVFLLGLLPQVNTCLMYLLEQIDMHGFGGTAATSPLTAVFSLSRSLLAAALLYGFCLGAIKAPWPEQHVPVLFSVFCGLLVALSYHLSRQSSDPTVLWSLIRSKLFPELEERSLETARAEPPDPLPEKMRQSVREVLHSDLVMCVVIAVLTFAISASTVFIALKSVLGFVLYALAGAVGFFTHYLLPQLRKQLPWFCLSQPVLRPLEYSQYEVRGAAQVMWFEKLYAGLQCVERYLIYPAVVLNALTVDAHTVVSHPDKFCLYCRALLMTVAGLKLLRSAFCCPPQQYLTLAFTVLLFHFDYPRLSQGFLLDYFLMSLLCSKLWDLLYKLRFVLTYIAPWQITWGSAFHAFAQPFAVPHSAMLFVQALLSALFSTPLNPLLGSAVFIMSYARPLKFWERDYNTKRVDHSNTRLVTQLDRNPGADDNNLNSIFYEHLTRSLQHTLCGDLVLGRWGNYGPGDCFVLASDYLNALVHLIEVGNGLVTFQLRGLEFRGTYCQQREVEAITEGVEEDEGCCCCEPGHLPRVLSFNAAFGQRWLAWEVTASKYVLEGYSISDNNAASMLQVFDLRKILITYYVKSIIYYVSRSPKLEAWLSHEGISGALQPVRAPGYADSDPTFSLSVDEDYDLRLSGLSLPSFCAVHLEWIQYCASRRSQPVDQDWNSPLVTLCFGLCVLGRRALGTASHSMSASLEPFLYGLHALFKGDFRITSPRDEWVFADMDLLHRVVAPGVRMALKLHQDHFTSPDEYEEPAALYDAIAANEERLVISHEGDPAWRSAILSNTPSLLALRHVLDDASDEYKIIMLNRRHLSFRVIKVNRECVRGLWAGQQQELVFLRNRNPERGSIQNAKQALRNMINSSCDQPLGYPIYVSPLTTSLAGSHPQLRALWGGPISLGAIARWLLHSWERLHKGCGAGCNSGGNVDDSDCGGGSGLTSLNNNPPLAHATPENTAGSGDQSLPPGTGWGPRPSLSSSGDGRPPSLPQWPPPRLPGLPPASPASAEGPRPSRAPGPGLLCSEGPSGKWSLGGRKGLGGSEGEPASGSPKGGTPKSQVPLDLSLSLDISTNTSAPRAAQDTPGLDSSAPESDTPTEAPGDWPAPAEERESPAAQPLLDHQY, from the exons ATGGGGTCGCAGGTGTTACAGATCCTGCGCCAGGGGGTGTGGGCCTCGCTCACCGGCGGTTGGTTCTTCGACCCACACCAGAGCACCTTCTCCAACTGCTTCCACCTTTATGTCTGGATCTTCCTGCTCACCTTTCCCTTCTTGCTGTACATG GTCCTGCCCCCCAGCCTGATGGTGGCGGGCGTGTACTGCCTTGTGGTGGCTGTTATCTTTACTACTATCAAGACTGTGAACTATCGGCTGCATGCCATGTTCGACCAGGGCGAGATCGTGGAGAAGCGCAACTCTACCATGGGCGAGCAGGAGGAAGAGCCTGCCCAGGGGGACAGCAATCTGCTCAG GGACCCTGGAGTGGAGATGACAGTGTTTCGGAAAGTGAGTTCCACCCCCCCAGTACGTTGTAGCTCCCAGCATTCCTTGTTTGGCTTCAACCAAGTCTCG GAGTTGCTGCCCCGGATGGAGGACTCTGGGCCTTTCAGAG ACATCAAGGAGCTGGTGCGGGAGCAGGGCAGCAACAACGTGATCGTGACCTCGGCTGATCGAGAGATGCTCAGGCTAAGCTCACAGGAGAAACTGA TTGGAGACCTTCCGCAGACGCCTCCAGGGGCTGCCCCAGACCCCTCTCTCCCCAGCACAGACTCTTCAGAACGTTCTCCTCCGGCTGGAGATGGAGCCCCATGGAGCGGGAGCAGTGTTGCTGACACTCCTATGAGCCCCCTGCTGAAGGGGAGCCTCAGCCAGGAGCTGAGCAAGAGCTTCTTGACCTTGACCCGCCCTGACCGGGCCCTGGTGAGAACCAGCAGTCGACGGGAACAGTGCCGAGTGGGTGGCTACCAGCCCCTGGACCGACGGGGCTCAGGGGAGCCCATGCCCCAGAAAGCCGGCTCCTCAGATTCCTGCTTTAGTGGCACTGACAGGGAGACGTTGAGCAGCTTCAAGAGTGAGAAGACCAACTCAACCCACCTGGAcagcccccctggtgggcaagctgcTGAAGGCAGTGACACAGACCCACCCTCTGAGGCTGAGCTGCCAGCATCACCAGATGCTGGAGTCCCCTCAGATGACACACTGCGTTCTTTTGACACAGTTATAGGAGCAGGGACGCCGCCAGGCCCTGCTGAGCCACTCCTGGTTGTGCGGCCCAAAGACTTGGCCCTGCTTCAGCCTAGCAAACGGCGGCCGCCCATGCGGAGACACTCGCCCCCTGGCCGTGCGCCTCGGCGGCCCCTGCTGGAAGGCGGGGGCTTCTTTGAGGATGAAGACACCAGCGAGGGCAGCGAACTGAGCCCAGCCTCCAGCCTCCGATCCCAGCGCCGCTATAGTACTGATAGCTCCtcttcttcctgctactcccctgAGAGCTCCCAGGGTGCAGCAGGGGGTCCTCGGAAGAGAAGAGCCCCCCATGGGGCTGAGGAAGGGACTGCTGTGCCCCCCAAGCGGCCCTATGGGACACAGCGGACGCCTAGTACTGCCAGCGCCAAAACACATGCTCGTGTGCTGAGCATGGACGGGGCGGGGGGTGATGTCCTGAGGGCCCCCCTGGCTGGCTCCAAGGCTGAGTTGGAGGCCCAGGCTGGGGTGGAGCTGGATGCCGGTGAACCCACTGTGCTGTCTGCCGAGGCCCGCCGGGGACTTGCTGCCAACCAGCCTGGTTGGCGGGGGGAGCTACAAGAGGAAGGTGCTGTGGGGGGAG CAGCTGAGGAGACTGGCAAGAGGGACCACTCGAGCAATGTGAGGCGGACCCAGGCCATCCGGAGGCGCCACAACGCAGGCAGTAACCCCACTCCTCCAGCATCTGTCATGGGCTCACCCCCTAG CAGCCTGCACGAGTCTCAGCGCGGCCGAGCTGCCTCCCATTCCCGGGCACTGACACTGCCCTCTGCCCTGCACTTCGCCTCCTCACTGCTGCTCACTCGGGCCGGAGCCAATGTGCACGAGGCCTGCACTTTTGACGACACCTCGGAGGGGGCTGTGCACTACTTCTACGATGAGAGCG GCGTGCGGCGTTCCTATACCTTCGGGCTGGCTGGAGGCGGCTATGAGAACCCTGTAGGACAGCAAGGGGAGCAGGCAGCCAACGGGGCCTG GGACCGTCACTCACATTCCTCCAGCTTCCACTCAGCTGACGTCCCTGAGGTGGCTGGTGGCCTGAACCTGCTACAGCCGAGGCCCGTGGTTCTGCAAGGCATGCAGGTGCGCCGCGTGCCTCTGGAGATCCCAGAG TTTGACCTGCTGGACCAGGACTCCCTGCACGAATCCCAGGAGCAGACACTGATGGAGGAGGCGCCCCCCCGTGCCCAGCACAGCTACAAGTACTGGCTTTTTCCTGGCCGCTGGACCTCTGTGCGCTACGAGCGGCTCGCCCTGCTGGCCCTGCTGGACCG GACGCGGGGGCTGCTGGAGAACGTCCTCGGTGTCGGCCTGAGCAGCCTGGTTGCATTCTTGGGCTACCTGTTGCTGCTTAAGGGCTTTTTCACCGACATCTGGGTCTTCCAGTTCTGCCTGGTCATCGCCTCCTGCCAGTATTCACTGCTGAAG AGTGTCCAGCCTGACGCGGCCTCTCCCATGCAC GGCCACAACTGGGTGATCGCGTACAGCCGCCCGGTCTACTTCTGCATCTGCTGCCTGCTCATCTGGCTGCTGGACGCCCTCGGCTCAGCTCAGCCCTTCCCGCCCGTCTCCCTGTACGGCCTCACGctcttctctgcctccttcttcttctgTGCTCGTGACGTGGCCACCG TGTTCACCTTGTGCTTCCCGTTCGTCTTTCTCCTGGGCCTCCTGCCCCAAGTCAACACCTGCCTCATGTACCTGCTGGAGCAGATAGATATGCATGGCTTTGGGGGGACAG CCGCCACCAGCCCACTCACTGCGGTCTTCAGCCTCTCCCGCAGCCTCCTGGCTGCTGCCCTGCTTTATGGCTTCTGCCTGGGGGCCATCAAG GCTCCTTGGCCGGAGCAGCACGTGCCAGTCCTCTTCTCAGTCTTCTGTGGCCTCCTGGTGGCATTGTCCTACCATCTGAGCCGGCAGAGCAGTGACCCCACTGTGCTCTG gtcccTGATCCGGAGCAAGCTCTTCCCTGAGCTGGAGGAGCGGAGTTTGGAGACAGCCCGGGCTGAGCCCCCAGACCCACTGCCAGAGAAGATGCGCCAGTCGGTG CGAGAGGTCCTGCACTCTGACCTGGTGATGTGTGTAGTGATCGCCGTGCTAACCTTTGCCATCAGTGCCAGCACTGTCTTCATTGCCCTGAAG TCGGTGCTGGGGTTCGTTTTGTACGCACTGGCTGGGGCCGTGGGCTTCTTCACACATTACCTGCTGCCACAACTCCGCAAACAGCTGCCCTGGTTCTGCCTGTCGCAGCCCGTGCTGAGGCCGCTGGAGTACAGCCAGTACGAAGTGCGTG GCGCTGCCCAGGTGATGTGGTTTGAGAAGCTGTACGCTGGCCTGCAGTGTGTGGAGAGGTACCTCATTTACCCTGCGGTGGTGCTCAACGCCCTCACAGTGGACGCCCACACTGTCGTCAGCCACCCGGACAAGTTCTGCCTCTA CTGCCGGGCGCTGCTGATGACCGTGGCCGGCCTGAAGCTGCTGCGTTCGGCCTTCTGCTGTCCGCCCCAGCAGTATCTGACCTTGGCTTTCACGGTCCTGCTCTTCCATTTCGACTACCCGCGCCTCTCCCAGGGCTTTCTGCTAGACTACTTCCTCATGTCCCTGCTCTGCAGCAAG CTGTGGGACCTGCTGTACAAGCTGCGGTTCGTGCTGACCTACATTGCGCCCTGGCAGATCACATGGGGCTCGGCTTTCCACGCCTTTGCCCAGCCCTTCGCCGTGCCAC ACTCTGCCATGCTGTTCGTTCAAGCCCTGCTCTCCGCACTCTTCTCCACGCCGCTCAACCCCCTGCTGGGCAGTGCCGTCTTTATCATGTCCTATGCACGGCCCCTGAAGTTCTGGGAGCGCGACTACAA CACTAAACGTGTGGATCATTCCAACACCCGCCTGGTCACACAGCTGGACCGGAACCCTG GCGCTGATGACAACAACCTCAACTCCATCTTCTATGAGCACTTGACACGCTCGCTGCAGCACACGTTGTGTGGGGACCTGGTGCTGGGCCGCTGGGGCAACTATGGCCCCGGTGACTGCTTCGTCCTGGCCTCCGACTACCTCAACGCCTTGGTGCACCTCATTGAGGTTGGCAATGGCCTTGTCACCTTCCAGCTGCGTGGCCTTGAGTTTCGGG GTACGTACTGCCAGCAGCGCGAGGTGGAGGCCATCAcggagggtgtggaggaggatgagggctgctgctgctgtgagCCTGGCCACCTGCCACGGGTCCTGTCCTTCAATGCTGCCTTTGGGCAGCGCTGGCTGGCCTGGGAGGTGACGGCCAGCAAGTACGTGCTGGAGGGTTACAGCATCAGTGACAACAACGCAGCCTCCATGCTGCAGGTCTTTGACCTCCGCAAGATTCTCATCACCTACTATGTCAAG AGCATCATCTACTACGTGAGCCGCTCACCAAAGCTGGAGGCGTGGCTGAGCCACGAGGGCATCTCGGGGGCCCTGCAGCCTGTTCGGGCGCCTGGCTATGCTGACTCGGACCCCACCTTCTCCCTGAGTGTGGATGAGGACTATGACCTTCGCCTCTCCGGCCTCTCGCTGCCCTCCTTCTGTGCGGTGCACCTTGAATGGATCCAGTACTGCGCCTCCCGGCGCAGCCAG CCCGTGGATCAGGATTGGAATTCACCGCTGGTCACTCTGTGTTTTGGCCTGTGTGTGCTGGGCCGCCGGGCCCTGGGGACAGCCTCGCATAGCATGTCTGCCAG CCTGGAGCCCTTCCTCTACGGCCTGCATGCCCTGTTCAAGGGGGACTTCCGCATCACATCCCCACGGGACGAGTGGGTCTTTGCTGATATGGACCTGCTTCATCGTGTGGTGGCGCCTGGGGTTCGCATGGCCCTCAAGCTTCACCAG GACCACTTCACGTCGCCAGATGAGTACGAGGAGCCTGCCGCCCTGTACGATGCCATCGCAGCCAACGAGGAGCGGCTGGTCATCTCCCACGAGGGCGACCCGGCCTGGCGCAGCGCCATCCTCAGCAACACGCCCTCACTGCTGGCGCTGCGCCATGTCCTGGATGACGCCTCTGACGAGTACAAGATCATCATGCTCAACCGGCGTCACCTGAGCTTCCGAGTCATCAAG GTGAACCGAGAGTGTGTGCGTGGCCTGTGGGCCGGGCAGCAGCAGGAGTTGGTGTTCCTGCGCAACCGTAACCCAGAGCGGGGCAGTATCCAGAACGCCAAGCAGGCGCTCCGCAACATGATCAATTCCTCCTGTGACCAGCCGCTCGGCTACCCCATCTACGTGTCACCCCTCACCACCTCACTGGCTGGCAGCCACCCCCAGCTGCGGGCACTGTGGGGTGGCCCCATCAGCCTGGGCGCCATTGCCCGCTGGCTTCTGCACAGCTGGGAGAG gctTCATAAGGGCTGTGGTGCTGGTTGCAATAGTGGTGGGAACGTGGATGACTCGGACTGTGGTGGAGGCAGTGGCCTGACTTCCCTCAACAATAACCCCCCACTGGCACATGCCACACCTGAGAACACAGCAG GCAGTGGCGACCAGTCTCTCCCACCAGGCACTGGCTGGGGCCCAAGGCCCTCCCTTAGCAGTTCTGGTGATGGGCGCCCCCCGTCTTTGCCGCAGTGGCCGCCCCCTCGGCTCCCTGGACTCCCCCCTGCTTCACCGGCTTCCGCTGAGGGTCCCCGGCCCTCAAGGGCGCCTGGGCCTGGTCTCCTCTGTTCTGAGGGTCCCAGTGGAAAGTGGAGCCTTGGGGGTCGGAAGGGACTGGGGGGATCTGAGGGGGAGCCAGCCTCAGGGAGCCCCAAAGGAGGCACCCCCAAATCTCAG gTGCCCCTAGACCTCAGCCTCAGCCTGGACATCAGCACCAATACCTCAGCCCCCAGAGCAGCCCAGGACACTCCTGGCTTGGACAGCAGTGC